One region of Clavibacter michiganensis subsp. tessellarius genomic DNA includes:
- the ald gene encoding alanine dehydrogenase, translated as MKVGIPTEIKNNENRVAATPAGVHELVRRGHEVLVQEGAGLGSSITDADYLEAGATVVATADEVWGAADLLLKVKEPILEEYPRMRAGQTLFTYLHLAASRPCTDALVASGTTAIAYETVQLPNRQLPLLQPMSEVAGRLSTQVGAYHLMRAAGGRGILLGGVPGTPKARVVVIGGGVAGEHAAANALGMGADVTIIDLSIPRLRELENRFGGQVQTRVSSAYEIAAQLKDADLVIGSVLIPGAQAPKLVTDAMVATMKKGSVLVDIAIDQGGCFEGSRPTTHDDPTFAVHDSVYYCVANMPGAVPETSTRALTNATLPYVIALAEKGWKRALAEDPALALGLNVHDGHVTNSHVAAALDMPLTPVAEALAD; from the coding sequence ATGAAGGTCGGGATCCCCACCGAGATCAAGAACAACGAGAACCGGGTCGCCGCCACGCCCGCGGGCGTGCACGAGCTCGTGCGCCGCGGCCACGAGGTGCTCGTGCAGGAGGGCGCGGGACTCGGATCCAGCATCACCGACGCCGACTACCTCGAGGCGGGCGCGACCGTCGTCGCCACGGCCGACGAGGTGTGGGGCGCCGCGGACCTGCTGCTCAAGGTCAAGGAGCCGATCCTCGAGGAGTACCCGCGCATGCGCGCCGGCCAGACCCTCTTCACCTACCTGCACCTCGCGGCGTCGCGGCCCTGCACGGACGCGCTCGTCGCCTCCGGCACCACGGCCATCGCCTACGAGACCGTGCAGCTCCCCAACCGCCAGCTGCCGCTCCTCCAGCCGATGAGCGAGGTCGCCGGCCGGCTCTCCACCCAGGTCGGCGCGTACCACCTGATGCGCGCGGCCGGCGGGCGCGGGATCCTCCTCGGCGGCGTCCCCGGCACCCCGAAGGCGCGCGTCGTCGTGATCGGCGGCGGCGTCGCGGGCGAGCACGCGGCGGCGAACGCGCTCGGCATGGGCGCCGACGTCACGATCATCGACCTCTCCATCCCGCGCCTCCGCGAGCTCGAGAACCGCTTCGGCGGGCAGGTGCAGACGCGCGTCTCGTCCGCGTACGAGATCGCGGCGCAGCTCAAGGACGCGGATCTCGTGATCGGCTCGGTCCTCATCCCCGGCGCGCAGGCGCCGAAGCTCGTGACCGACGCGATGGTCGCCACGATGAAGAAGGGCTCCGTGCTCGTCGACATCGCCATCGACCAGGGCGGCTGCTTCGAGGGATCGCGCCCCACCACGCACGACGACCCGACCTTCGCCGTGCACGACAGCGTCTACTACTGCGTCGCCAACATGCCGGGCGCGGTGCCGGAGACCTCGACGCGCGCGCTCACGAACGCGACGTTGCCGTACGTGATCGCGCTCGCCGAGAAGGGCTGGAAGCGGGCCCTCGCGGAGGATCCCGCGCTCGCCCTCGGGCTGAACGTGCACGACGGGCACGTGACGAACTCGCACGTGGCGGCCGCGCTGGACATGCCGCTGACGCCGGTCGCGGAGGCGCTCGCGGACTGA
- a CDS encoding NmrA family transcriptional regulator: MILVTGATGQLCSAIVQLLRAMGADAIGSSRSGADGMRRIDLDDPATISFAGVDTLVLVSAGEAEDDVVTARHDAAITAAERDGVGHVIYTSVATDGDHLAFALAHRWTERRLARSSVPSTVLRNGLYAELFGALLTWRGLRLESAFGDGALAAVARADLAEAAAVVAHSPQAHAGRSYDLVGEPITAASVAERVGAPLDRLDLATRRASYDGAGLKPFQPAMLMSIHTAVRHGFLAETTGDLAMLLGREPVDAVQVAADAASAARPPSDRPAS, from the coding sequence ATGATCCTCGTCACCGGCGCCACGGGCCAGCTCTGCTCCGCCATCGTCCAGCTCCTCCGCGCGATGGGGGCCGACGCGATCGGCAGCAGCCGCTCCGGCGCCGACGGGATGCGGCGCATCGACCTCGACGATCCGGCGACGATCTCCTTCGCCGGCGTCGACACCCTGGTCCTCGTCTCGGCGGGCGAGGCCGAGGACGACGTGGTGACCGCGCGGCACGATGCCGCGATCACGGCGGCCGAGCGCGACGGCGTCGGGCACGTGATCTACACGAGCGTCGCGACGGACGGGGATCACCTCGCCTTCGCACTGGCGCACCGTTGGACCGAGCGGCGCCTGGCCCGCAGCAGCGTGCCGTCGACCGTGCTGCGGAACGGCCTGTACGCGGAGCTGTTCGGTGCGCTGCTGACCTGGCGGGGATTGCGCCTGGAGTCGGCGTTCGGCGACGGCGCCCTCGCAGCGGTCGCGCGCGCCGATCTCGCAGAGGCGGCGGCCGTGGTCGCCCATTCGCCGCAGGCGCACGCGGGTCGCAGCTACGACCTCGTGGGAGAGCCCATCACCGCGGCCTCGGTGGCGGAGCGCGTGGGTGCGCCGCTCGACCGTCTCGACCTCGCCACCCGCCGCGCGTCCTACGACGGCGCCGGACTCAAGCCGTTCCAGCCGGCGATGCTCATGTCGATCCACACGGCCGTACGGCACGGGTTCCTCGCGGAGACGACCGGGGATCTGGCGATGCTGCTCGGACGCGAGCCGGTGGATGCGGTGCAGGTGGCGGCGGATGCTGCGTCGGCCGCGCGACCGCCGTCCGATCGACCAGCCAGCTAG
- a CDS encoding Lrp/AsnC family transcriptional regulator, whose product MPTKELRTPEPLDAVDRKLVALLRADARTPNSRLAEQAGIAPSTCVTRVRGLVERGVITGFTATIDADAVGVGLQALISIAIRAGARHEMAAFASEMRELADVVQLFFLGGSEDFIVHIAVRDSDHLRDFVLQHLSAHPAVASTRTSVVFDHHHSGPAVADPDA is encoded by the coding sequence ATGCCGACGAAGGAACTGCGGACCCCTGAGCCCCTCGACGCCGTCGACCGGAAGCTCGTCGCGCTGCTCCGCGCCGACGCGCGCACCCCCAACAGCCGCCTCGCCGAGCAGGCGGGCATCGCGCCGTCGACGTGCGTGACCCGGGTGCGCGGCCTCGTGGAGCGCGGCGTGATCACGGGCTTCACCGCCACCATCGACGCGGATGCGGTGGGCGTGGGCCTGCAGGCGCTCATCAGCATCGCGATCCGCGCGGGCGCCCGCCACGAGATGGCCGCCTTCGCGTCCGAGATGCGCGAGCTCGCCGACGTGGTGCAGCTCTTCTTCCTCGGCGGATCCGAGGACTTCATCGTCCACATCGCCGTCCGCGACAGCGACCACCTCCGCGACTTCGTGCTGCAGCACCTCTCGGCGCACCCGGCCGTGGCGTCGACCCGCACGAGCGTGGTGTTCGACCACCACCACTCGGGGCCGGCTGTCGCGGATCCGGACGCTTAG
- a CDS encoding winged helix-turn-helix transcriptional regulator, which translates to MSPTHTAVTADLEPCGRADHPDCGIRDVLDRVGDTWSVLVVVELASGERRFRELQRAVEGISQRMLTLTLRRLERDGLVTRTVFPTVPAQVSYALTPSGSRLTHLVKALADWALAERAGIAESRERYDAEHPGHAIR; encoded by the coding sequence GTGTCACCCACGCACACCGCGGTGACCGCCGACCTCGAGCCCTGCGGCCGCGCGGACCACCCCGACTGCGGGATCCGCGACGTGCTCGACCGCGTCGGCGACACCTGGTCGGTGCTCGTCGTCGTCGAGCTGGCGTCGGGGGAGCGACGGTTCCGCGAGCTCCAGCGTGCCGTCGAGGGGATCTCGCAGCGCATGCTGACGCTCACGCTGCGGCGGCTGGAGCGCGACGGCCTGGTCACGCGCACGGTCTTCCCGACGGTGCCGGCGCAGGTCTCGTACGCGCTCACGCCGTCGGGCAGCCGGCTCACGCACCTCGTGAAGGCCCTCGCCGACTGGGCGCTCGCGGAGCGCGCGGGCATCGCGGAGTCGCGCGAGCGCTACGACGCGGAGCACCCGGGGCACGCGATCCGCTGA
- the dcd gene encoding dCTP deaminase, which translates to MLLSDRDITAELDAGRVALDPYDPGMLQPASIDVRIDRFFRLFDNHKYPYIDPAEDQPELTRLIESKPGEPFILHPGEFVLGSTFELVTLPDDVAARLEGKSSLGRLGLLTHSTAGFIDPGFSGHVTLELSNVATLPIKLWPGMKIGQLCFFRLSSPAEKPYGSGEYASRYQGQRGPTASRSHLNFVHTDVTVTDAGQSGE; encoded by the coding sequence GTGCTCCTCTCCGACCGTGACATCACCGCCGAGCTCGACGCCGGACGAGTGGCCCTCGACCCCTACGACCCCGGGATGCTGCAGCCCGCGAGCATCGACGTGCGCATCGACCGCTTCTTCCGGCTGTTCGACAACCACAAGTACCCCTACATCGACCCCGCCGAGGATCAGCCCGAGCTGACGCGCCTCATCGAGTCGAAGCCGGGGGAGCCGTTCATCCTGCACCCGGGCGAGTTCGTCCTGGGGTCGACGTTCGAGCTGGTCACGCTGCCGGACGACGTCGCCGCGCGCCTCGAGGGCAAGAGCTCGCTCGGCCGCCTCGGCCTGCTCACGCACTCCACCGCCGGCTTCATCGACCCCGGGTTCTCCGGCCACGTCACGTTGGAGCTGTCGAACGTCGCGACGCTGCCCATCAAGCTCTGGCCCGGGATGAAGATCGGCCAGCTCTGCTTCTTCCGCCTGTCGTCGCCCGCCGAGAAGCCCTACGGATCCGGCGAGTACGCCTCCCGCTACCAGGGCCAGCGCGGGCCCACAGCCTCCCGCTCGCACCTCAACTTCGTGCACACCGACGTGACGGTGACGGACGCGGGGCAGTCGGGGGAGTAG